In Besnoitia besnoiti strain Bb-Ger1 chromosome I, whole genome shotgun sequence, the genomic window GAGGGATTGGCGTGAGGTGACGGGGAGCGGACTCAGACGACAGACAGGAGCGACAAGGGGGGATTGGAGGGCTTGCTGCGGTGTCCTTCAGTGACCAGTGCATTTTTGTTTTTGTTTCTTGAGACGCTTGTttgttttcgttttttctgcatCCAGGTACGAGGGCGGGCACATTTTCGAGAAGCCCGTGGATCCCAAGACGGCGCCCGGCTACTACGACGTCGTCACGCGTCCGATGTCCTTCTCCTGTATCAAGGCGAAAATCCGGAAGAGCGACTATACGCATCCCATGCAGTTTTTAAAGGTACGCGGCGTCGGTCTCCCATTAACTCTCGCGGAGTTGCCTtttgcggcgcctgcgcatgtTTTCCGCGTTTTGCGCTGCGGGCtgggctgcggaggcgcagaggtcGCATAGAttcgccctctctctgtcgaggGCGCGTTCTCCACAATCCCGTCGCCACGAAAGAGGCTGCCTTTGCGTCCCGCAGTGCGCGCCTTGCGAAGCAGagggcgtcttcgcttcgcccttCTTGGCTTTGTCGAGACGCCTCAGTGTCTCTCGGGGCTGAAGGCCAGACAAAGGAGTGACGTCTGCGTGGAGGGTAAGTCATTTTTGAGGCGTGTCTGTCTTCCCCTTTTCCCAGGATGTCGAGCAAGTATTTATCAACTGCGAGATCTACAATCAGCAGGGGTCGTGGGTATGGAGCATTGGCAAGAATATGCAGAAGTTCTTCACAAATCAGGTACGCGACTTTGCGGTGCACTACGCGCCTCAAGTCTGACGAAGGCAGCCGCCTTTCCTGAGAGAGAGCTCTGTCGATAGCTCTCCGTTCGGCTCTTTGGCTGTGTGCGCGGCACGCAGAAGGAGTGCGCTGGGATCCTTCCTTTTCGTTTTGCGTCCCCTTTTAGggctttcctctcttcagTCTCGTGTTTTTCGGTTTTTCTACGTTTCTGTGTGTTGATGAATCGTCCTGCGTGCTTCACAAGCCGGTCGCTCGTCGCTTAGACGCCAGTCTCTCTCGAAAGGCTGTGCGTCCGCGGTCTCTCCTGTCGTCTTACGTCCCCCCCAGTGGTCCCCGGTCGACGCTGCGACCGCGTCTGTCCTCCTTGCGAAGAGGGtgtcttctctgttttttgcACCTTGTGGGTCTTTCCTTGTCTGCACTCGCTCGCAGGTGATGATCACGCGCTTCCACGACTACGTCGAGAAGTACAACAAGATTTACAACGTTTTGGCGCGGTGCGCGAGCGAAAACCagcgagccgctgctgcgtcatCCGGCGCGAGTGCGGAGGCAAAGACTGGGcagcccgcggaggccgcgttgggcgcggcggacgaagcgAAGCCGAGTGACGTCCCAAGCGCACCGactgccgccagcgccgtcaGCGCCGAGGGGGAGAagtcggcggcctctgcggcggagtgCGATGCGGCGGCTGGGGGTGTGGAGGACGTGAAGAAGGAGCGCGGGGGAGaggcctctgctgcagcggcagcgcaaccggcggcgaaggcagaggacgccgagaaaAAGGAAGATGAGGCTAAGAAGCaggacgacgccgccgaagaaggcgcgaaggACAGTGGACGCAAGCGGCAAcgagacgagggcgccgaaAACGGCGAATAGGCTCGGGGTCGAGAGACTTGTCTCGAGGCAGGACGCGAGATAAGACGGAAGGAGCAAAGCACGCGAGCGAGCTGGAtggagggcggggggaggaggggctgcgggggggggcgggggtgcTGTAGGAGGAAAGATCGCGGAGCCGTGGAGATTGTCTTCGTCGCTTTGTCGCTGCCCAGAACTGAGGCCGAGTGACCGCTGCGTGtgaggggagagaggcgcggagcctCGCGGGGAGGCGTGTCTGGCTGAAAGCTACTAGCTGTCGGGGCTGAAGGCCCAGGAGCGACGGCCGAGGCTTTCTGCGGGCTCGCGCACCTGGtggcgcgtggaggcgcgccagGCCAAGGTGTTGAGACGTTGGAGTTCGCAGAAAGGCGCACACGTGTGGGACTGCATGCATCCTGGTTTCGCaacggaggcgagcaggcgccgcagagcttGTGTGTGGCTGTTAGGAAGCCTGTGCGCGGCGTTTGAGGCGTGAGGGAAGGTCGCGGAGAGAAGATCGGCGGCGTGATGGGCCTTGCAGTTTCGACTCAGACGCTCGGCGTCTGTTTCTTCTTTTCGCTTCGGCGAACGGCAGGGCCAACGGGGTTTGCGGTCGCGtccgccgtctcgctctcttctcccgcTCTCTGGGGTTTCCTCagtttctcttcttcgtttctgGTCTGCGCGTGAGGCGCGAGAACGTGCGGCCGCGCACCCGGGCGCTTCATGTCTGTGTAGAAAATATCGAGTCCGACAGCGCagtcgcgcgcagagaggcgttGCGAGCGCGTGGGCTGAGCAGCGGGGCGccagaaagaaaagagagaaaaatgAGTGGGGCCTCGCTCGTGCGACAGTCAAGAGACGTCTCTAGCCGAGTTGTGCTGTGGAGGCGTTTTTCTTTCGTGGCTTGGAAGGACTTCGGGAGTGCGCAGGGGAGAGGCGCTTCAACTCGCTCTTGAACCGAGAGGTGGTACTGAATCGAGATCTCGAGTTTCGTTTTTGTTTTTTGCTTGGCAACTGGACGTCTCTCTGTCGTGATTTCCCCAGTTTTCTGAGAGCGCCGAACTCCAGAGACGCGCTGAACAGAGTTTGCACTTTTGGGGCGCGCTGTATCCACGCAGCGGGTAGAGAAGAATACATTTCCTCACGCGTTTGCGTAGGGAAGAGAGGCACACACACTGCAGCCGCAAGCGACGGGCGCCAGGCTCGTTTTCAACCTCAGGAGTCGCGAGGCGACACCCAGCCAGCTCGTTTGTGGACCCCCCTCTGAATATCTTAGTCATACATGATAAATCGCACACCTCGGCCGAAAAACCTCAAGGGAGGGAAGTTTGCCCAACGTCAAGAAACGCACAGGGTGAGCTGATTCTGTGGTTGTGCGACGCAGCAGATTTCTTGGGAGTTTGCAGCGCGGCAACTTAACCACTGCACGGGCTCCAGTGTCTTTTCCGTACGTATGTGTACTTTTATTTTTCTGAGCTGCAATTTGTGACCCCAACACGGGCGCAGGACAGACAGCACTTGTGTCGAGTGGAGACGGGTCAGCGCGGCGAATttgtcgctgctggcgctcaAATGAGACAACGAAAGTCGTGGGACTCCTGGCGTAGGCTCGTACATATATTCGTTCTACACacgcacatacatacatttTTATTTAagaatatacatatatttttTCTATATTTCTGTGTTTTATCTAGGCTGTTCACAGGCTGGCACGAGTGGCCGTTTTCGCGCCACACGCGCACCTcactcctctctctcctcaaGGGCGTCACTCGCAGAAGAcacatccatatatatacgtatgtgtaTCGtttatatatctatattCATGTGTGTATTTGGTGTATTTTAGTTGTCCTGCTGTCCACGTGTGTGTAGAAACACGTCGGACTCTCCACGTTACGAGCCGAGAAACCACCGCACGAAATCTGCGGTATCTCCCTGCAGCGGAGCTATTCTTCGTCAGGTCCCGTCGGCCTCCAGGATCGTGTGCAAACATCATTCTCGCACTTTCGAATCTTCCTTAGAACTGACCAGAGATCTCTAACTCATTCCACGCATGCATACTCCTTTCGTCATCTACACTGGGAACCAGGGCGCTGATATAGAGTATAGTTCctagcaccagcattagaagCCAGGACCccgcaagtaccaaggaagtgTCTTCGGCtcgcagacagaggaagcgGCAGCCAGGTGTTCTGAGCAAAAGCTGTCGCGCTCCAAAAAACGCTtgcagcgccgctctcgcaccGCGACCAGAATTACGTCCTCAGGTGAGCACAGAGATAGCGGACTCGGgttcgcagccgccggctgcTGGGGCTATCCCGGTGCTGTTTTTTCAAGTGTTTCAGCGAAGCAACGTTTTCGGCTCTCGCAAGCTGCGATTTAAGGATCGACCGAgactgcgtcgctgcgcccgaGCCACCGACAGGCTGAGAAGCAAGTTGTGACAAACGAAGCTGATCGCTACCCGCTCGCAGACTGGGCTCCAGTGTCTGCGCTCTCGCCCGTGCAGTCTTTTCACCAGATATCGCGTGCTGTTTGGAGAGAACGAAACGAGTCGCGTTGACAACTTTCGAGAGTTCCCGCTGTGCCAGAAAGCAAGAGACATGCAAACGCACATAATTtgtgaaaaaaaaacgcagagacgTGCGTACATATCtgcatatatttatgtgCGTGCAGAGGGCCTCAAGCTAGAGTGATGAGGATACGGAGAGGAAAAAATTGGAGGGGTTTCGCGTTGCGTATGCCTCGCCAAAAAGCTGTCGTGTTTCACTAGGGAGACGAAAGACGAATGAAAAATGAAGCAGCCGTTTTCGCCTCCCTACGGAGGGTGCCTACTGGGCCCCAagacgcggcgctgaggcCACCGCTACTTGCCGCGGGAATGACAAAATGAGAGAGGCACGAAGGTGCTTCCTCTGCTCATAATTCCTCCACGCGCTGATGAACACAGACTCGCCTCGAAAATACACATCCGACACTCTCACTTGAGGCACTCTCGTGCGACAcaggcacgcagagaggagtCAATCCGCAAAAATATGCATCTTACATGCATTCGACTAGCCAAATACAGACATGGCAGGTTTTCAGGAGGGACTTCCAGACAGACAAGTATGCGCTCAGCACACGCAGCTCCACGGGGACGCCACAGACGCTGtgcagatgcatgcgctcgtcgcgcgaATCTGGAGAAAACGCCATCGCTCCAAGACACTCACAGGCCTTCCTCCAGAGACCCCTGCCTTTGCCGCTCTCGTTCGCTTttcccgcaggcgcccgcgttcctgcgcggcgcgcctcttgAAACTTTCAAATAGAAgcacaaatatatatttgtatgaATGGATACGTGAATATGCATATCTGTACATGGATATACGCAAATTCGCTACAACTGGCGTCACCCGCATCTGTCAGCACGTAAATGCACATGCCGATAACCACGTTAGAGAGATAAACGCATGCTAAGATCCCCAGTCGCCGCCAACCTGGGGAGACGGGAGTCTTCTTTTCTATTTAGTTCACAGCGACTCCGGCGTCGAGTGCGCCGATGCCGTTATCCGCGGCCGCGATGTCCAGCCGatccgcgagcgacgcgggcgaggctgcagTGAGGCGCGCCCCAGAGGAGGGGCTGAatcccttcttcttcttcatcagGTTGTTCACGCGCAGTTGCTCGGCTTTCTCTTGCTTGCGGCTCATCTTCTCTGCAAGCTCCTGAAGCCGCCTCTCCATCTCCGTCCGGTTTCTGCAGAAAAACGCACGTAGCCGCATCCTTCGGCAACTGGGTGAGGGAGCAACGCAGCATCgcacgcagcgcatgcaacaAAGGTGGAAATCTGCTGCTTCGACGACGAAAACCGAAAGGTGCGTGTTCCCTCTGTCTGACGTCGGTTCAACGGAGCGCCACCGCTGTTAAAGACTGACGAtgtctcggcgccgcgacacGAAAAGGCCTCTGTGCTTCtatcctcttcttcctctcagTTAGAGCTCCGCACAGGAGGTGTGAACAATGGACACGGTAGAAGACGGCActgtgcgcagacgcgcgaaagGCAGCACGAACCTCGTGACTTGCTCCTCGACCTCAGTGATCTTCTTTTGAATCGTGAGCTTGGTCTCCTCGATAATTTTGTTTTTCCTCTCCATTGCAAGCTCCATGCGCTCCTCGAGAGACTGAACACACGTGGAAAAAACAGGTATGCCAATTTTCTAtcagcgaagagaggcgacTCACCGAGAAGCGCTCCGGGGCCGGACTCGAAAACTCAAAAAACACTAAAAAAGTGACATTTTTTCTTCAGCAGAGAGCACTTTCGCCCTTCAACGACTGCGAAAAGAAAGGAAAGAAACAACCCGCAATCGAGGCGATCCTTCCACAGAGCCGTGCGTGAAAGTGGGGGTGaaagcgcgcacgcgcgctcGACTCGTTCAGAGGAAACTTtaggcgcgcgagaagagacagaggaacAAAGAGGGTTCTCAGGCGCGTTTCCCTCCTCGCACAAGATCAAcacgtctgcgtcgcgtgtATCTCTCGAGCGCGGTTtcgggcagcgcggcggatCCACGCGCAAAGTTTTGGCCTTTCCCTCGGTTCTTCGGTTTGAGGAGAAATTTGCATCAAGCACGAGAAGAAAACCGCATGCGTGACTcaccttcttcttctcctcgatCTCCATCTCACGCGCCGCGATGACCTCGCGCTTTTCCTCCCACTTCTGCTTGCGGCGTGACGATTCTTCCTCCAGGagctgcttccgccgcttTTCGGCCTCTTCCAGCTTCTCTTGAACGCAGGACTGcgcgcgcacacacacacaccgaAACGACAGAAGAATCTGCGTCTCCGCATCCTACAAATATGCACCACGACGCATTCGCATGTGGCTGCGGCACAGCACCCGCGCGCCGAAAGGCGTCGTCTGCGAGTAGTTGCAAGTCTAGGCGCATAGAATGAGAGGTATACGCCCCGAGGCTGTCTGAAGCGTGGGTGCTTCAAAGTGAATCTCAGTCTCAACCGCGGAGGAGTACGAAAGAATAACAGAGGAAAATTCGGGGTCTGCTCCCTGgcgtgagagagagaaacgccGATGCTTCCAgattcgcctccgcgtcgctctccggtttcccgcctcccgcctcgagcgccgttttctccgtcttctcACCTGGAGTCTCAGCgacttttcttcttcttcgagtTTGTTCTTGCCCTGGATCTTCTCGActtgctgcagcgccttaGACAGACGCTCCCTCTCTTGCGCACGCATCAGCAGCCTccgctcctctgcgctttGCATTTTCTTCTGCAGGTTTGCCTGTGAAAACAACGCAGATCGCGCTTGGCACTCGTTGCTCAACTCACAGCTGAAGATTTCCCAGCGGAAAAactaaaaaaaaaaaagcaaacGCCAACTCGGAGGAAGATGCTGAGCTCTTTCGAGCGAGTAGGCATCAGGTCGGGCTTTGGTCAGCTTGTATTCCTGTTCGCGAAGAAATGAAACCCCTCTCAAGGCGCGTTTCACCGACCCAGAGACACAGGCACGCGTCGGCACGAATCTTCACACACGCCCAGATAAGTATACATCCCGTTCATCCAGCAGATATGCATTCTCTCCTCTACAAAGAAAGCCCCGGATCAAAGGACGCTGCTTGCGCGCACCAAAACGACACGTGATAGGCAGATCCGCAACCGACCATCGATCGAGACCTAAAAATGAAGAGACATAGAAATGGAGAGATGTATCCCTATGTAGATAGAGAGATATAGATGTGTGAGGCTTCTTGATTGATACACTCCGCCATGTGAAGGCGAGCATAAGCACGTCCTCTGAGGCGCGTCTGCTCACCTGGATGCCTTCGATTCGATTTGCGAggttttcttctgcgcgtcttTGGTGGAGCGCCACAGGGTCGGAGTCCAGGGAgagtgcgtctgcgccgtttTCCTCGGTTTCGGTCTTCTCGAAGTCCTCGACGCCCTCAAGGATCTCCAGCGCGCGTTTGTCCAGTCGATTTGCGCGCAGCTCCAGAGTTCGCGTgcgttcctcctcgctcttttGGACCCGCTGAAGCACGCCTTGACGCCTGCGCACAAGCAAAgagccgaaggcgacgcaccCCAAGCCCGTGAACGATCGCCCGCTCACTTGCGTATCCATTAAATGTGCCCAGCCCTTTTTCTGTATAAACAATTCAGACTACACGTCTCCCTTTGTCTTTCAAATACGCTTAGTCACGCTGTCTTCGGTACACACACTGTCTATGGGAATCGCGCTTCACCACAGGACAGGCTACGCAGTCTGTGGACGCCGCCGACTCCAGGCCTGCAAAGCGAGGCTGACGGCCGTGGAGGCATTCCGAGGAAAGCAATCGACGCGATGCAGCGCCACGGAATGCCCATGGAGCGCCATCGCCTGCTAGTGCAGCAGGTCCTCCACAAGCATATACGTAGAAAtctatgtgtatatgtacatagatacatatatatgtatctttCTGGGTTGCGGCCTCAGGGGTGGACGGAAAAGCAGACTCAGCTGCATGTTTTTCTGTGAAGATGTGCAAGAAAGCAGACGAACATGCATTCACGTGCGAATAACAAAAGATATGCATCGGTTTCATCGGCGAGAAGAGTCGGTGACAGTTGGTCTCCTGCAACGAGAGTTGGCCTGCGTCGCCACGCCTCGGGGGCACGCAAtggaggcgctcgctgcgcccaTCTCGGCGAGTCTTTTTTACCGTTCAATGAACTTTCTCGCAGCgactcggcgcctgcggaggtAGTCCTCGTGgcgttctcgcgcgcgtttctCGCGTTCCACGAAGGAAAAGCGACGCGCCAGCCGgtgcctgcgcgtctcgagTCTCGCGGAGACTCGCTCGTGGATGCTCACCGAGagctcgctgcggctgcagagtctCTGCAGACATGCAGAAAGCAGGAAGACATGCCAGACACATTTGGGGGTCACGCCTGCAGagctttcttctgcagcgaaTAGCCGACTAAAAAGTCCCGCGTCGACTGAGAGGTCGCACGACGGGAACGATCATGAGGTCGCGCACACAGTCAGGCAGTGTGGTGCTTCACACGTTCAGAAGGATGTAAGGAAAAGAGAGCACAGAGGGGGAGCCAGGAGTGCCCGGAATCAGCTTTGGTAGGCTTTGCCCGGTCTGGCCTGCAGATGaagccgctcgccgtccgcaCACCCCCGATggcgcgtttttttcgccgTTCAGCCTCAATAGTGCTTCTCCAACAGCCCGAGGGATGGCCGTAACGACTGCAAGGCTCCTATATAGATTTTGTTGTCTTCTGGAGCCCTGGACACGACGAAACGCCGCGAAGTCATTCCCCCCAGCGGGGAGATGCAAGCAGAGGGAGCCGTACTCACGTCTGGTGTGGAGCGGTGAGACCGACGGCGTGAGGCAGCCAGCGTCTCCCGTCCGACAGGACGCAAAGACGGGCGAACAATTGAATGTGAAACGTGTATTTTCGCTAAACCGTGGGCACATGAGAGGCATCAGACCAGAGGACGGGGGGGAGTCCGATGCAGTGGGTAAAGGGTGAGACAAGGCAGTACGAATAATGAAGCGCGATCTCCTCGGCGAAGAATCAACATCGTAGGCGACGGCGATGTCCAGCGGCTTTTCGTGTTTTGCAGCTGAGAAGCGGGCATCTGACGCCCCCTTCGAGAGATTGCTACTGCGGAAAGGACTCCTCAGGGTAAACTCGTGCCCAGCGAGATCCGGTGGCGATCCTCGCTCGGTCGTTAACTCGGTGTCGCTTGTTTGATGGGAACACCAAACTGTGCGCGAGCTTGAAAGACTTGGAGGAGCCGCGATCCGCGGATTCTCACCTGAAATTTCACGACGTAGCCGCGAGCCATTTCACATTCATCTAGGACAACAAAGTCGTCCGTCGATTCAAGGTGGCTTT contains:
- a CDS encoding hypothetical protein (encoded by transcript BESB_000550), encoding MADKRVEASSARECQPDSASASQSHLESTDDFVVLDECEMARGYVVKFQRLCSRSELSVSIHERVSARLETRRHRLARRFSFVEREKRARERHEDYLRRRRVAARKFIERRQGVLQRVQKSEEERTRTLELRANRLDKRALEILEGVEDFEKTETEENGADALSLDSDPVALHQRRAEENLANRIEGIQANLQKKMQSAEERRLLMRAQERERLSKALQQVEKIQGKNKLEEEEKSLRLQSCVQEKLEEAEKRRKQLLEEESSRRKQKWEEKREVIAAREMEIEEKKKSLEERMELAMERKNKIIEETKLTIQKKITEVEEQVTRNRTEMERRLQELAEKMSRKQEKAEQLRVNNLMKKKKGFSPSSGARLTAASPASLADRLDIAAADNGIGALDAGVAVN